A genomic segment from Triticum dicoccoides isolate Atlit2015 ecotype Zavitan chromosome 1A, WEW_v2.0, whole genome shotgun sequence encodes:
- the LOC119279906 gene encoding uncharacterized protein LOC119279906: MEAGASSGTGSFPAEDGEIWVPVLSDPLDGGSNSPTQAEIEVYSAYLDYDAMDFQAVLEGPQDEHDIEKLFGGAMFTSCGARSATYIKEANLTHEIECEFYSPTSDHGMIQTLAPASPETKEIRGRRRSAPATALPEKEEAPVTMALGGGGEEDKKRKGGGKGHPLPCQRRSMRLALAATPLEEGACATFIVDLLDYMPKSGWRHRSRLRSARKRGIWSLNTEQTFLLPNHLGNATCFQDMSSICKGKKCGHRKNNDHWTYEEMKKLVDALYISGVGNWTKLKHENFSTSVRTAMNLKDKWRNLKKAYTGNAKKRILPTLDKDCVEKIQKLASKMKLHL, from the exons atggAGGCGGGCGCGTCGTCGGGGACAGGGAGCTTTCCGGCCGAAGACGGCGAGATTTGGGTGCCCGTGCTGTCCGATCCTTTGGATGGGGGCTCGAATTCGCCGACCCAG GCGGAGATTGAAGTCTATTCAGCATATCTGGATTATGACGCCATGGACTTCCAAGCAGTCTTAGAAGGACCCCAAGATGAACACGATATTGAAAAATTGTTTGGAGGTGCAATGTTTACTTCTTGCG GTGCACGCAGTGCTACTTATATAAAGGAGgcgaatttaactcatgag ATTGAATGTGAATTTTATTCACCAACTAGTGATCATGGCATGATACAAACACTTGCGCCTGCGTCACCAGAAACCAAGGAGATAAGGGGGAGGAGGAGATCTGCGCCGGCCACGGCGCTTCCTGAGAAAGAGGAGGCCCCTGTCACCATGGCCCTcggtggaggaggagaggaggacaaGAAGAGAAAGGGAGGAGGGAAAGGGCACCCGCTGCCTTGTCAACGGAGAAGCATGAGGCTTGCGCTCGCCGCCACGCCGCTGGAGGAGGGGGCTTGTGCTACCTTCATAGTAGACCTGCTAG ATTACATGCCGAAAAGTGGTTGGAGGCACCGAAGTCGCCTGAGAAGTGCACGCAAGAGAGGAATATGGTCATTAAACACGGAACAAACTTTCCTTCTGCCTAACCATTTAGGG AATGCGACATGCTTTCAGGACATGAGCTCTATATGTAAAGGCAAAAAATGTGGGCACAGAAAAAACAATGACCACTGGACATACGAAGAGATGAAAAAACTAGTGGATGCTCTGTATATATCTGGGGTTGGAAATTGGACGAAGTTGAAACATGAGAACTTTTCAACATCAGTTCGAACAGCAATGAATCTTAAG GATAAATGGAGAAATCTTAAGAAAGCCTACACG GGAAATGCTAAAAAAAGGATCTTGCCGACTCTAGACAAGGATTGTGTCGAAAAGATCCAGAAGCTAGCCTCCAAAATGAAGCTGCACTTGTGA